Proteins encoded in a region of the Pseudomonas denitrificans (nom. rej.) genome:
- a CDS encoding PA3496 family putative envelope integrity protein, giving the protein MPRHIDDTQLQVDSKTRRKLEDQRRMQFRRAIEDRMEAQRLALETSDYPDLIAAAYLTSAKAGRRSVRPAG; this is encoded by the coding sequence ATGCCCCGCCATATCGACGACACCCAGCTCCAAGTGGATAGCAAGACCCGCCGCAAGCTCGAAGACCAGCGCCGCATGCAGTTCCGTCGCGCCATCGAGGACCGCATGGAGGCCCAGCGCCTCGCCCTCGAAACCTCCGATTACCCCGACCTGATCGCGGCCGCCTACCTCACTTCGGCGAAGGCGGGCCGGCGAAGCGTTCGGCCAGCTGGCTGA
- a CDS encoding LysR family transcriptional regulator: MRMTLRQLQVFRAVCESRSYSRAAEEMALTQPAVSLQIRQLEELVSQPLFEYIGKKLYQTDAADALLRATTDIFQRLEVLDMNLSDLKGSLQGQLRLAVESSAKYITPHLFAAFHAQHPDVSLNLTVVNRAQVIKRLSDNRDDLVIMSLVPQDMALEFLPFLNNPIVAVAPPDHPLCNAAKLSLKDLEPYPLLIREPGSGTRKACEEHFQQKRAHFPQTLEFASLEGSREGVLAGLGLALLPRHAVSRELQSGLLHELPVEELPLYRSWCLVHARGKRLSPVAQAFVAFIREERALISQLAERFAGPPSPK, encoded by the coding sequence ATGCGTATGACCCTTCGCCAACTGCAGGTTTTTCGTGCGGTGTGCGAAAGCCGTTCCTACAGCCGCGCCGCGGAGGAAATGGCCCTGACCCAGCCGGCGGTCAGCCTGCAGATCCGCCAGCTGGAAGAACTGGTCAGCCAGCCGCTGTTCGAGTACATCGGCAAGAAGCTCTACCAGACCGATGCCGCCGACGCCCTGCTGCGCGCCACCACCGACATCTTCCAGCGCCTGGAAGTGCTGGACATGAACCTCTCCGACCTCAAGGGCTCGCTGCAGGGCCAGCTGCGCCTGGCAGTGGAATCGAGCGCCAAGTACATCACCCCGCACCTGTTCGCCGCCTTCCACGCGCAGCACCCGGACGTCAGCCTGAACCTCACGGTGGTCAACCGTGCCCAGGTGATCAAACGCCTGTCGGACAACCGCGACGACCTGGTGATCATGTCCCTGGTGCCGCAGGACATGGCGCTGGAATTCCTGCCCTTCCTGAACAACCCCATTGTGGCCGTGGCGCCGCCGGACCATCCGCTGTGCAACGCCGCGAAGCTTTCGCTGAAGGACCTGGAACCCTACCCGCTGCTGATCCGCGAGCCCGGCTCGGGCACGCGCAAGGCCTGCGAGGAACATTTCCAGCAGAAGCGCGCGCACTTCCCGCAGACGCTGGAGTTCGCCTCGCTGGAAGGTTCACGCGAAGGAGTGCTGGCGGGTCTGGGGCTGGCGCTGCTGCCGCGCCACGCGGTGAGCCGCGAGCTGCAATCCGGGCTGCTGCATGAGCTGCCGGTGGAAGAACTGCCGCTCTACCGCAGCTGGTGTCTGGTGCACGCCCGCGGCAAGCGCCTGAGCCCGGTGGCCCAGGCGTTCGTCGCCTTCATCCGTGAAGAGCGGGCGCTGATCAGCCAGCTGGCCGAACGCTTCGCCGGCCCGCCTTCGCCGAAGTGA